In Bubalus bubalis isolate 160015118507 breed Murrah chromosome 3, NDDB_SH_1, whole genome shotgun sequence, a genomic segment contains:
- the LIMD2 gene encoding LIM domain-containing protein 2, with protein sequence MFQAAGAAQATPSHEAKGGGSSSTVQRSKSFSLRAQVKETCASCQKTVYPMERLVADKLIFHSSCFCCKHCHTKLSLGSYAALHGEFYCKPHFQQLFKSKGNYDEGFGRKQHKELWAHKEVDPGTKTA encoded by the exons ATGTTCCAGGCCGCCGGAGCCGCCCAGGCCACCCCCTCCCAT GAAGCCAAAGGTGGCGGTTCCAGCAGCACGGTTCAGCGCTCCAAG TCCTTCAGCCTTCGGGCCCAGGTGAAGGAGACCTGCGCCTCCTGCCAGAAGACCGTGTACCCCATGGAGCGACTGGTGGCCGACAAGCTCATTTTCCACAGCTCTTGCTTCTGCTGCAAGCACTGTCACACCAAGCTCAG CCTGGGCAGCTACGCGGCACTGCATGGGGAATTCTACTGCAAGCCCCACTTTCAGCAGCTGTTTAAGAGCAAAGGCAACTACGACGAAGGCTTCGGCCGGAAGCAGCACAAGGAGCTCTGGGCCCACAAGGAGGTGGACCCCGGCACCAAGACAGCCTGA